The following proteins come from a genomic window of Gordonia westfalica:
- a CDS encoding aldehyde dehydrogenase: MLDRNELFIDGNWAPPASGEYGDVVEAATEKVLGRSALAGTADIDAADAAARAALDGPWGSMSRAERADVLDRFAAAMTRRARDTAELVSRENGMPISLAKPTNGYGPAAMLTYYAGLIRAAEDEEVRPGALGGRTVVRSEPVGVVAAITPWNYPQPLAAMKIAPALAAGCTVVLKPAPETALDAFVFADAAQEAGLPAGVLNVVPGGREAGAHLVEHPGVDKVAFTGSTGAGRAIGEVCGRLLRPVTLELGGKSAAIVAEDADLEVFAGHLLEVSLVNNGQTCHASTRILAPRSRYGEVVDAVTETVRALRVGDPLDKATAIGPLVSAAQRDRVLGHIAAGRADGYQITTGGGVPGDQPQGWFVEPTVFAGVDNSASIAQEEIFGPVLTITEYADTDDAVRIANDSVYGLGGTVWTTDEERGLELARRIRTGTVGVNHYALDLTAPFGGVKASGLGRELGPEGLAPYLAPKSVYFATR; this comes from the coding sequence ATGTTGGATCGCAACGAGCTGTTCATCGACGGGAACTGGGCTCCGCCGGCGTCGGGGGAGTACGGCGACGTCGTCGAGGCCGCCACCGAGAAGGTGCTCGGTCGTAGTGCGCTGGCGGGGACCGCGGACATCGATGCCGCGGACGCGGCCGCACGGGCCGCACTCGACGGGCCGTGGGGATCGATGAGCAGAGCCGAGCGAGCCGATGTCCTCGACCGGTTCGCCGCGGCGATGACCAGGCGTGCCCGCGACACCGCCGAGCTGGTCAGCCGCGAGAACGGAATGCCCATCAGCCTGGCGAAGCCGACGAACGGCTACGGCCCCGCGGCGATGCTGACGTACTACGCGGGCCTGATCCGGGCCGCGGAGGACGAGGAGGTTCGACCCGGCGCGCTGGGCGGTCGTACCGTCGTCCGCAGTGAGCCCGTCGGGGTGGTCGCGGCGATCACGCCGTGGAACTACCCGCAGCCGCTCGCCGCGATGAAGATCGCCCCCGCCCTCGCCGCGGGTTGCACGGTCGTCCTCAAGCCTGCACCCGAAACCGCTCTGGATGCTTTCGTTTTCGCCGACGCGGCGCAGGAGGCCGGGCTGCCGGCCGGTGTCCTCAACGTCGTGCCGGGCGGTCGCGAGGCCGGAGCGCACCTCGTCGAACACCCGGGCGTCGACAAGGTGGCATTCACCGGGTCGACCGGCGCCGGACGTGCGATCGGGGAGGTGTGCGGCCGCCTGTTGCGTCCGGTGACCCTGGAGCTCGGCGGCAAGTCGGCCGCCATCGTCGCCGAGGACGCCGACCTGGAGGTGTTCGCCGGTCACCTGCTGGAGGTGTCGCTGGTGAACAACGGGCAGACCTGTCACGCCAGCACACGGATTCTGGCCCCGCGTTCCCGCTACGGCGAGGTCGTCGACGCGGTCACCGAGACCGTTCGTGCACTGCGCGTCGGTGACCCGCTCGACAAGGCGACGGCCATCGGTCCGCTCGTCAGCGCCGCCCAGCGCGATCGGGTCCTCGGGCACATCGCGGCGGGCCGAGCCGATGGTTACCAGATCACCACGGGCGGAGGCGTTCCCGGCGACCAGCCGCAGGGCTGGTTCGTCGAACCGACCGTATTCGCCGGCGTCGACAACTCCGCGTCCATCGCGCAGGAGGAGATCTTCGGTCCGGTGCTCACCATCACCGAGTACGCCGACACCGACGACGCGGTGCGCATCGCCAACGACTCCGTGTACGGACTCGGCGGCACCGTGTGGACGACGGACGAGGAGCGCGGGCTCGAACTGGCCCGGCGGATCAGGACGGGGACGGTCGGCGTCAACCACTACGCCCTCGACCTCACCGCACCGTTCGGCGGTGTGAAGGCATCCGGTCTCGGACGGGAACTCGGGCCGGAGGGCCTCGCGCCCTACCTCGCCCCCAAATCGGTGTATTTCGCCACCCGCTGA
- a CDS encoding MlaD family protein, giving the protein MRGIISRLGTDRAGKRRRAAIAVGTVAAMAAVVTTVGLSVASARDVGPDMAGGDGFCADISDTIGLYVGNRVTQMGIPVGKVEKIESRGTHARVTFSLEPGRKYPADVKAVTRSKSLLADRNLELVGNYAGGPTLVEGGCIGVDNAFTPKSISEVAGSASDFLKALSDNGGDDLEKVLEGADRAFAGTGTQASKMFENAARAAQNPDSFIADIGTSIRDMAPLTDSAVRNWDQIMSIMNQAPNVSALGTTLFYDVARFCQGVGWTIALLYDIQRNYGDDILWPLLHGPVEDIVAYGAQRAPELSELLGVTPSIAAAMREQESAAGALSVPYQAPKVAVSKAECKALGGACDQERGTTSVNPLSILLQKAGF; this is encoded by the coding sequence ATGAGGGGCATCATCTCCAGGCTCGGGACAGACCGTGCCGGCAAGCGTCGGCGGGCCGCCATCGCGGTCGGAACGGTCGCGGCGATGGCCGCGGTGGTCACGACCGTCGGGCTGAGCGTGGCCTCCGCACGCGATGTCGGTCCGGACATGGCGGGTGGTGACGGCTTCTGTGCCGACATCTCGGACACGATCGGTCTGTATGTGGGCAACCGGGTCACCCAGATGGGCATCCCGGTCGGCAAGGTCGAGAAGATCGAGAGCCGCGGCACCCACGCGCGCGTCACCTTCTCGCTCGAGCCGGGACGGAAGTACCCGGCCGACGTCAAAGCGGTCACGAGGTCCAAATCCCTCCTCGCAGACCGCAATCTGGAACTCGTCGGCAATTATGCGGGCGGACCCACGCTCGTCGAGGGCGGATGCATCGGCGTCGACAACGCCTTCACGCCCAAGAGTATCTCCGAGGTCGCCGGCTCGGCGTCGGACTTCCTGAAGGCCTTGTCGGACAACGGCGGTGACGACCTCGAGAAGGTCCTCGAGGGTGCCGACCGTGCGTTCGCCGGGACGGGGACGCAGGCGTCGAAGATGTTCGAGAATGCGGCGCGAGCCGCCCAGAACCCGGACTCGTTCATCGCCGACATCGGGACGTCGATCCGCGACATGGCCCCGCTCACCGACTCCGCGGTGCGGAACTGGGATCAGATCATGTCGATCATGAACCAGGCGCCGAACGTCTCGGCGCTGGGCACCACCCTGTTCTACGACGTCGCCCGGTTCTGTCAGGGTGTCGGCTGGACCATCGCCCTGCTGTACGACATCCAGCGCAACTACGGCGACGACATTCTGTGGCCGCTGCTACACGGGCCGGTGGAGGACATCGTCGCCTACGGTGCGCAGCGCGCTCCGGAGCTCTCCGAGCTCCTCGGTGTCACGCCGTCGATCGCCGCGGCGATGCGCGAGCAGGAGTCGGCCGCCGGTGCACTGTCCGTGCCGTATCAGGCACCCAAGGTCGCGGTCAGCAAGGCCGAGTGCAAGGCCCTCGGCGGAGCCTGCGATCAGGAGAGGGGCACCACCTCGGTCAATCCGTTGTCGATCCTGCTGCAGAAGGCTGGTTTCTAG
- a CDS encoding MlaD family protein, with product MITKTRVSVVAMLALAALSIAYILNVGLHVKSPSAKHATITVPDTNGILVGSRVLLRGIEIGHVTSIRQAADGAQITWDYDESENVPVESEFRVDNLSALGEAYVAVMPSTAGGPYLQDNALVDGESVSSSATFKELSERVTEVLGQTDPEKVQRVFAELDLGLPDGMEVIEDLNRAGRLLTSEFTQQADQLTTLLATMQPLLMRSTPLPALLRATSPNLEEFGVAFSAMESGTKDAIDWSGPMYTGITTGASPLVAALQKFLDDSGADLKVIGDNLLPAAQSGAASLRTVDMGRFLDNLLNATDSGALDIEIPVGGR from the coding sequence ATGATCACCAAGACCCGCGTGTCGGTGGTGGCCATGCTGGCGCTGGCCGCCCTGTCGATCGCCTACATCCTCAACGTCGGACTGCACGTCAAATCGCCGTCGGCGAAGCACGCGACGATCACCGTGCCCGACACCAACGGCATCCTCGTCGGTTCGCGTGTCCTGCTCCGCGGTATCGAGATCGGGCACGTCACCTCGATCCGGCAGGCCGCGGACGGAGCCCAGATCACCTGGGACTACGACGAGTCGGAGAATGTCCCGGTGGAGTCCGAGTTCCGGGTCGACAACCTCTCGGCGCTCGGCGAGGCCTACGTGGCCGTCATGCCGAGTACGGCCGGCGGACCGTACCTGCAGGACAACGCTCTGGTCGACGGCGAGAGCGTCTCCAGTTCGGCGACGTTCAAGGAACTCTCCGAGCGGGTGACCGAAGTGCTGGGCCAGACCGACCCGGAGAAGGTCCAGCGCGTCTTCGCCGAACTCGACCTGGGCCTGCCCGACGGAATGGAGGTCATCGAGGACCTCAACCGTGCCGGCCGGCTGCTCACGTCCGAGTTCACCCAGCAGGCCGATCAGCTCACCACGCTGCTGGCCACCATGCAGCCGCTGCTGATGCGATCCACTCCGCTGCCTGCTTTGCTGCGCGCGACCTCGCCGAACCTCGAAGAATTCGGTGTGGCTTTCTCGGCGATGGAATCCGGGACCAAGGACGCGATCGACTGGAGTGGCCCGATGTACACCGGGATCACCACCGGAGCTTCGCCTCTGGTGGCCGCCCTGCAGAAGTTCCTCGACGACAGCGGAGCGGATCTGAAGGTCATCGGCGACAACCTGCTGCCCGCCGCGCAATCAGGCGCGGCTTCGCTGCGGACCGTCGACATGGGACGATTCCTCGACAACCTGCTGAACGCAACGGATTCCGGGGCGCTCGACATCGAGATCCCCGTGGGAGGTCGATGA
- a CDS encoding thiolase C-terminal domain-containing protein: MSGSIRGATAVVGVSEMHYKRGQSPMTEQQMTIKAILDACADAGVSAREIDGFVSYAGGSNDGPILGAALMIDELRWSNMMWGGGGGSVAAAITNAAVAIASGQADCVVVYRAMSQADTGRLGYAKYHYGPHFLAHGVGSPAQICAMRTQRMLEHDGVPRSAMRSLVLAAYQHAQQNPTAQGHGRPLDEDTYESSRLIAEPFHLYDCSRESDGAVALVLVSADRARDLRPDPAYVIAGAQGAPGGYCERVDNDEQYSTAGFGPANNGKPGVAERLWASAGLGPDDVDVVQVYENFSGPAVAALIDHRLCPPGEAAGTVMTVENLTAPHGKLPVNTSGGNLADSFINGLNLAAEAVRQIRGTSTNQVSDAKTSLFIGGPMAPLVSSVLFGHADTL, encoded by the coding sequence ATGTCCGGATCGATTCGTGGCGCGACCGCCGTCGTCGGCGTGTCCGAAATGCATTACAAGCGCGGGCAATCGCCGATGACCGAGCAGCAGATGACCATCAAGGCCATCCTCGACGCCTGCGCCGACGCCGGGGTCTCGGCCCGTGAGATCGACGGATTCGTCTCGTATGCAGGCGGTTCCAACGACGGCCCCATCCTCGGTGCGGCACTGATGATCGACGAACTGCGGTGGTCGAACATGATGTGGGGAGGTGGCGGGGGCAGTGTCGCCGCGGCCATCACCAACGCGGCCGTCGCGATCGCGTCGGGACAGGCGGACTGTGTCGTCGTGTATCGCGCCATGTCGCAGGCCGACACCGGACGACTCGGCTACGCCAAGTACCACTACGGCCCGCACTTCCTGGCGCACGGCGTCGGCTCGCCCGCGCAGATCTGCGCGATGCGGACGCAGCGGATGCTCGAACACGACGGGGTCCCGCGATCGGCGATGCGCTCGCTCGTGCTGGCGGCGTATCAGCATGCGCAGCAGAACCCCACGGCCCAGGGACACGGTCGACCGCTCGACGAGGACACCTACGAATCGTCGAGGCTCATCGCCGAACCGTTCCATCTGTACGACTGCTCGAGGGAGAGCGACGGCGCGGTGGCACTCGTCCTCGTGTCCGCCGACCGCGCGCGCGACCTGCGCCCCGACCCGGCCTATGTCATCGCCGGCGCTCAGGGTGCGCCCGGCGGATACTGCGAGCGCGTCGACAACGACGAGCAGTACTCGACCGCCGGTTTCGGTCCGGCGAACAACGGCAAACCCGGTGTCGCCGAACGTCTCTGGGCGTCGGCGGGGCTCGGTCCGGACGACGTCGACGTGGTGCAGGTCTACGAGAACTTCAGCGGTCCCGCGGTCGCGGCACTCATCGACCACCGGTTGTGCCCGCCCGGAGAAGCCGCGGGCACGGTCATGACGGTGGAGAACCTGACCGCGCCGCACGGCAAGCTCCCGGTGAACACCAGCGGCGGCAACCTGGCGGACTCGTTCATCAACGGACTCAACCTCGCGGCGGAGGCCGTGCGTCAGATCCGCGGCACCTCGACCAACCAGGTGTCCGACGCCAAGACCTCGTTGTTCATCGGGGGGCCGATGGCGCCGCTGGTCAGTTCGGTGTTGTTCGGCCACGCAGACACGCTCTAG
- a CDS encoding MlaD family protein, with amino-acid sequence MSAKRILVAAIAVCAIVVGLTGCSSLSPNRLPSVKSGVPLDYRVTLQFTSVLNLPDGADVMMNGIQVGRVESTNPTPDGVDVIVGLTDDRAVPADSSAIIRQNTPLGDTYLAIEPPARDGSGEYLREGSVIPVDRTTSPPPLEDTIAVLAYFVNGGSIQKVQDTMATLNRTMPPVGDVRKIAATVSKDLDDLARNTGEIERTINALNAVSQSFDDSRVQIDHVFSDQGLHYWKTVAKSLVAHISTLLPSVGSVFTGGLFLVPLLNSLAATGEAGRGMWDQAPSTGAAMAKFLENTLIPFAKNPSVNVSSVRVTATDSGSIRTAGKKQLLGDTKLLLSMLGAIR; translated from the coding sequence ATGAGCGCGAAACGAATCCTCGTCGCGGCGATCGCCGTCTGCGCGATCGTCGTCGGCCTGACCGGCTGCTCGTCACTGAGCCCGAATCGCCTTCCGTCGGTGAAGAGCGGCGTGCCGCTGGACTACCGGGTGACCCTGCAGTTCACCAGTGTGCTGAACCTGCCCGACGGCGCCGACGTCATGATGAACGGCATCCAGGTCGGGCGCGTCGAGTCGACGAACCCGACCCCGGACGGCGTCGACGTCATCGTCGGACTGACCGATGACCGCGCGGTGCCGGCCGATTCCTCCGCGATCATCCGCCAGAACACGCCTCTCGGCGACACCTACCTCGCCATCGAACCGCCGGCCCGTGACGGCTCCGGCGAGTATCTCCGAGAGGGCAGCGTCATCCCGGTCGACCGGACGACGTCGCCGCCGCCGCTCGAGGACACCATCGCCGTCCTGGCGTACTTCGTGAACGGTGGCAGCATCCAGAAGGTCCAGGACACGATGGCGACCCTCAACCGCACGATGCCGCCGGTCGGCGATGTCCGGAAGATCGCGGCGACCGTGTCGAAGGACCTCGACGATCTCGCGCGGAACACCGGCGAGATCGAACGGACCATCAACGCGCTCAACGCCGTGTCCCAGTCCTTCGACGACAGCCGGGTCCAGATCGACCACGTCTTCTCCGATCAGGGCCTGCACTACTGGAAGACCGTGGCCAAATCACTGGTCGCCCACATCAGTACGCTCCTGCCGTCGGTGGGATCGGTGTTCACCGGTGGTCTGTTCCTCGTGCCGCTGCTGAACTCCCTCGCCGCCACGGGCGAGGCCGGCCGCGGGATGTGGGATCAGGCGCCGTCCACCGGCGCCGCGATGGCGAAGTTCCTCGAGAACACGCTGATCCCGTTCGCCAAGAACCCCTCGGTCAACGTGTCGTCGGTTCGCGTCACCGCCACGGACAGCGGTTCGATCCGCACGGCGGGTAAGAAGCAGCTTCTCGGGGACACCAAGCTGCTGCTGAGCATGCTGGGAGCAATTCGATGA
- a CDS encoding Zn-ribbon domain-containing OB-fold protein gives MTAATTDVPWGPAADGIDAPYWEGLLAGELRLQRCGTCQTWIWSPQSVCGNCHGFDLEWRSVEPAGTVYSWSRSWYPYIEELSDRMPYISVLVELAGAGGRRVLGLLVDDVERTPQIGESVTGFFEHKEGEPWPLLRWRRSDSAPADSIGGGR, from the coding sequence ATGACCGCCGCGACGACCGACGTCCCCTGGGGTCCGGCCGCGGACGGCATCGACGCACCGTACTGGGAGGGCCTCCTCGCCGGTGAGCTGCGGCTGCAGCGCTGCGGGACATGCCAGACCTGGATCTGGAGCCCGCAGTCGGTGTGCGGCAACTGCCACGGCTTCGACCTCGAATGGCGCAGCGTCGAGCCGGCCGGCACCGTCTACAGCTGGAGCCGGAGCTGGTATCCGTACATCGAGGAACTGTCCGACCGGATGCCCTACATCAGCGTCCTCGTCGAACTCGCCGGCGCCGGTGGCCGCCGCGTCCTCGGGCTGCTCGTCGACGACGTGGAGCGGACGCCGCAGATCGGCGAGTCCGTAACCGGGTTCTTCGAGCACAAAGAGGGTGAACCCTGGCCGCTGCTGCGGTGGCGCCGGAGCGATTCGGCCCCGGCCGATTCGATAGGGGGAGGACGCTGA
- a CDS encoding GNAT family N-acetyltransferase, which yields MITYEWRPRLEGAELDEVIELVTEAAEYDDEAGFSHIDPTTVREVGDGNRTVAHLPIKARRDLSPLEDVPMVIVAYLHLAVDADGLGTVSYVVHPEYRSRGITTLLVEEIGLETDGADGWDHTGAKALRCWAYSTHPASGRLTRRFGIPAVSRQWTLVRHLTGPFSLPLDKPEIPAGVTVTEPRELAADDPVIADVLASSELAPRHRDRVADDLRLGGGMVVDARNADGEVLGFVWFSTEHRRHLELRAAPVNALVLTAAARGGGVGTALLLSALWHQLDADVQVSTLRIDPDDAGAVRMCRLLGYEQEDVHSCYQLGESSSPPPAFR from the coding sequence ATGATCACCTATGAATGGCGGCCTCGCCTCGAGGGCGCCGAGCTCGACGAAGTGATCGAACTCGTGACCGAGGCAGCCGAATACGACGACGAGGCCGGGTTCTCGCACATCGATCCCACCACCGTCCGCGAGGTCGGTGACGGCAACCGCACCGTCGCGCATCTGCCCATCAAGGCACGGCGCGACCTCAGCCCGCTCGAGGACGTCCCGATGGTGATCGTGGCGTACCTGCACCTTGCGGTCGACGCCGACGGGCTGGGCACCGTCTCCTACGTGGTCCACCCCGAATATCGTTCCCGGGGCATCACCACTCTGCTCGTCGAGGAGATCGGTCTCGAGACCGACGGAGCCGACGGCTGGGACCACACCGGCGCCAAAGCGCTTCGGTGCTGGGCGTATTCGACACACCCGGCGTCGGGACGTCTCACGCGCCGCTTCGGGATACCGGCCGTCAGCCGCCAGTGGACGCTGGTCCGGCACCTGACCGGCCCCTTCTCCTTGCCGCTCGACAAGCCCGAGATCCCGGCCGGCGTCACCGTCACCGAGCCACGGGAGCTCGCCGCCGACGATCCGGTGATCGCCGACGTCCTCGCATCCTCTGAACTCGCACCGCGGCATCGTGATCGCGTCGCCGACGACCTGCGGCTCGGTGGTGGGATGGTCGTCGACGCGCGGAACGCCGACGGGGAGGTTCTCGGCTTCGTGTGGTTCTCGACCGAGCATCGCCGTCACCTCGAACTCCGTGCCGCACCGGTCAACGCGCTGGTGCTCACCGCGGCCGCACGAGGCGGAGGCGTCGGGACCGCACTGTTGCTCAGTGCGCTCTGGCATCAACTCGACGCCGACGTCCAGGTGTCCACGCTGCGAATCGATCCCGACGATGCGGGCGCGGTCCGGATGTGCAGGTTGCTCGGCTACGAACAGGAAGACGTGCACTCCTGCTACCAGCTCGGCGAGAGCTCGAGCCCGCCACCGGCGTTTCGCTGA
- a CDS encoding CaiB/BaiF CoA transferase family protein, with protein MTDLPLTGVRVVDVTDGLGESCGRFLADLGVDVVRVERPGGSASRRTEPIESGISIPFALDNANKRVVVLDLDSDADRSRFLDLVAGADILVETTLAGTPAGRGLSPAEHLERHPELVVVSISGFGQTGPYADWAATESVIYAMSGVLSRSGEPGREPLLPPAGLVEQSVGVHAAWSALLGYYDRLRTGSGQLVDISAFETVVHGFDPGFGVQGSAAAGRRDDFPRGRPDAANFYPVLRCADGQVRICLLAKRQWRAMFSWLGEPAEFADPAFDTIPARFAAADRLHPLIEELFAGRTRDELVAEGAARGIPIGGVLRPAEVLANEHFAAAGTLVDAELAPGVTARIPSGYVKIDGRRAGFRHRAQSADAAADLWSETPAARELTSDAAEPGTHPFTGLRVLDLGVVVFGAELGRQFADHGADVIKVENRDFPDGLRQSKRKDTLSPSVAWGHRNRRSLGVNLRTDEGRKLFRQLAADADVVLANFKPGTLDSMGIGYDELRKINPRIIVSDGSAFGSTGPWNTRLGYGPLVRAACGVSALWRYSDSDTGLSDGSTVYPDHIGGQVAAVAVLAALIARLSHGRGAEIEVAQADTALVALGGQLVRESLAQGSVSAVGNTDPFAAPAGVYPCAGDDEWCVVTVRDDRDWRSLTRVIGRDDLADDARFGLADRRTENREEADKALTDWLSERTPTDAMTALQEAGVPAGAMVRLPELLTDPHLSARDAYTQLEHPLLPGPLPTAVRVARFTSIPDAPLRPAPLPGADTHEIAVGLLGLDDAEYRRFVADGILQPLEESAR; from the coding sequence ATGACGGATCTGCCTCTGACAGGTGTCCGGGTCGTCGACGTGACCGACGGTCTCGGCGAGTCGTGTGGACGCTTCCTCGCCGACCTGGGCGTCGACGTTGTGCGTGTCGAACGTCCGGGCGGTTCGGCGTCGCGCCGGACCGAGCCGATCGAGTCCGGAATCAGCATCCCGTTCGCACTCGACAACGCGAACAAGCGGGTCGTCGTCCTCGACCTCGACTCCGATGCGGACAGGTCCCGATTCCTGGATCTGGTTGCCGGCGCGGACATCCTCGTCGAGACCACGCTTGCCGGAACGCCGGCCGGACGTGGGTTGTCGCCGGCCGAGCACCTGGAACGCCACCCCGAACTGGTCGTCGTCTCGATCAGCGGCTTCGGTCAGACCGGCCCCTATGCCGATTGGGCCGCAACCGAATCGGTGATCTACGCGATGAGCGGAGTGCTGTCGCGTTCCGGTGAGCCGGGTCGGGAGCCGCTGCTGCCTCCGGCCGGGCTGGTCGAACAGTCGGTGGGAGTGCACGCGGCCTGGTCGGCGCTGCTGGGATACTACGACCGGTTGCGCACCGGCAGCGGACAACTCGTCGACATCTCGGCCTTCGAGACGGTGGTCCACGGTTTCGATCCCGGCTTCGGTGTGCAGGGCTCGGCCGCCGCGGGCCGTCGCGACGACTTCCCGCGGGGCCGCCCCGACGCCGCGAACTTCTACCCGGTCCTGCGCTGTGCGGACGGACAGGTGCGGATCTGCCTGCTGGCGAAGCGTCAGTGGCGTGCCATGTTCTCCTGGCTCGGCGAACCGGCCGAGTTCGCCGATCCCGCCTTCGACACCATCCCGGCACGTTTCGCGGCCGCGGACCGCCTGCATCCGCTGATCGAGGAACTGTTCGCCGGACGCACGCGCGACGAGCTGGTCGCCGAAGGAGCCGCGCGGGGCATTCCGATCGGCGGCGTGCTGCGCCCGGCCGAAGTGCTCGCCAACGAACACTTCGCCGCCGCCGGGACACTCGTCGACGCAGAGCTCGCACCCGGTGTCACGGCCCGCATTCCGTCGGGCTACGTCAAGATCGATGGCCGGCGAGCGGGATTCCGGCACCGTGCGCAGTCGGCCGACGCCGCCGCGGACCTCTGGTCCGAGACGCCCGCGGCCCGCGAGCTCACATCGGACGCAGCCGAACCCGGCACCCACCCGTTCACCGGGCTGCGCGTGCTCGACCTCGGGGTCGTGGTGTTCGGGGCCGAACTCGGCCGCCAGTTCGCGGACCACGGCGCCGACGTGATCAAGGTCGAGAACCGTGACTTCCCGGACGGTCTGCGCCAGTCGAAGAGGAAGGACACGCTGTCTCCGTCGGTGGCCTGGGGTCACCGCAACCGCCGCTCACTGGGCGTCAACCTCCGCACCGACGAGGGACGGAAGCTGTTCCGGCAGCTGGCCGCCGATGCCGATGTCGTCCTCGCCAACTTCAAGCCCGGGACCCTCGACTCGATGGGGATCGGCTACGACGAACTGCGAAAGATCAACCCGCGCATCATCGTCTCCGACGGCAGCGCCTTCGGCAGCACCGGACCGTGGAACACCAGACTCGGCTACGGGCCTCTCGTACGTGCGGCCTGCGGCGTGTCGGCACTGTGGCGGTACTCCGACTCCGACACGGGTCTGAGCGACGGCTCGACGGTGTACCCCGACCACATCGGCGGACAGGTGGCCGCGGTGGCAGTCCTCGCCGCCCTCATCGCCCGGCTGTCACACGGGCGCGGTGCCGAGATCGAGGTGGCACAGGCCGATACGGCTCTCGTCGCGCTCGGCGGCCAACTCGTCCGCGAATCACTGGCCCAGGGATCGGTGTCGGCCGTGGGCAACACCGACCCGTTCGCCGCACCGGCCGGCGTGTACCCGTGTGCCGGCGACGACGAGTGGTGCGTCGTCACGGTCCGCGACGATCGTGACTGGCGCAGCCTCACCCGTGTCATCGGGCGTGACGACCTCGCCGACGACGCCCGATTCGGGCTCGCGGACAGGCGGACCGAGAACCGGGAGGAGGCGGACAAGGCGCTGACCGACTGGCTGTCGGAGCGGACGCCCACCGACGCGATGACCGCACTCCAGGAGGCAGGTGTTCCCGCCGGTGCGATGGTCCGGCTGCCCGAGTTGCTGACCGACCCCCATCTGAGCGCGCGGGATGCCTACACCCAGCTCGAACATCCGCTGCTCCCGGGGCCGCTTCCCACCGCGGTGCGTGTCGCACGGTTCACGTCGATCCCGGATGCGCCGCTGCGCCCGGCGCCCCTGCCCGGTGCCGACACGCATGAGATCGCGGTCGGGTTGCTCGGCCTCGACGATGCCGAGTACCGGCGATTCGTCGCCGACGGAATCCTCCAGCCACTCGAGGAGAGTGCACGATGA
- a CDS encoding ABC transporter ATP-binding protein: protein MGVEVSVENLTKSFGSQNIWRDVSLTLPEGEVSALLGPSGTGKSVFLKTLIGLLHPEQGSVIIDGTDITQCSAKELYEIRKLFGVLFQDGALFGSMSLFDNIAFPLREHTKKKENEVRDIVMEKIDLVGLTGAEDKLPGEISGGMRKRAGLARALVLDPQIILCDEPDSGLDPVRTAYISQLLIDINAQIDATILIVTHNINIARTIPDNIGMLFRKELVMFGPREQLLTSEQPVVKQFLSGDRFGPIGMSEEKDEALVAAEAAMAAAGISGGGTKEDFTEIIPQVQPNPGMPERKAVARHRERVHAMLPTLPPNAQDAILRSMAEEDRIRAEGDAHAADVADGVAGSGARDWQEAPTQVLPRI from the coding sequence ATGGGTGTTGAGGTCAGTGTCGAGAATCTGACGAAATCTTTTGGTTCGCAGAACATTTGGCGAGATGTGTCGTTGACGTTGCCGGAGGGTGAGGTGTCTGCGCTGCTGGGTCCGTCGGGTACCGGTAAGTCGGTGTTCCTGAAGACCTTGATCGGTCTGCTGCATCCCGAGCAGGGTTCGGTGATCATCGACGGCACCGACATCACGCAGTGTTCGGCCAAGGAGCTGTACGAGATCCGCAAGCTGTTCGGTGTGCTGTTCCAGGACGGCGCCCTGTTCGGTTCGATGAGTTTGTTCGACAACATCGCGTTCCCGCTTCGTGAGCACACGAAGAAGAAGGAGAACGAGGTCCGCGACATCGTGATGGAGAAGATCGACCTGGTCGGTCTGACCGGTGCCGAGGACAAGCTGCCCGGTGAGATCTCCGGCGGTATGCGCAAGCGTGCCGGGCTGGCGCGTGCGCTGGTTCTGGACCCGCAGATCATCCTGTGCGACGAGCCGGACTCGGGTCTGGATCCGGTGCGTACCGCTTACATCTCGCAGTTGTTGATCGACATCAATGCGCAGATCGACGCGACGATCCTGATCGTGACGCACAACATCAACATCGCGCGGACGATCCCGGACAACATCGGCATGTTGTTCCGCAAGGAGTTGGTGATGTTCGGTCCGCGTGAGCAGTTGCTCACCTCGGAGCAGCCGGTAGTCAAGCAGTTCCTCTCCGGTGACCGGTTCGGTCCGATCGGTATGTCGGAGGAGAAGGACGAGGCCCTCGTCGCGGCGGAGGCGGCGATGGCGGCGGCGGGTATCTCCGGTGGTGGTACCAAGGAGGACTTCACCGAGATCATCCCGCAGGTGCAGCCGAATCCCGGTATGCCCGAGCGCAAGGCGGTGGCCCGTCATCGCGAGCGTGTGCACGCGATGCTGCCCACCTTGCCCCCGAATGCGCAGGACGCGATCCTGCGCAGTATGGCCGAGGAGGACCGCATTCGTGCCGAGGGCGACGCCCACGCGGCCGATGTGGCCGACGGCGTCGCCGGGTCCGGCGCGCGGGACTGGCAGGAAGCACCCACCCAGGTCCTGCCCCGCATCTGA